The Opitutaceae bacterium genome has a window encoding:
- a CDS encoding carbohydrate binding domain-containing protein, with protein MRPVFRTATNPDEIDLRIDLPAGVALGIAMMDFRWVIPVFVGIVSVRLCSAANLVTNGDFEGGMSGWNNLSGGTAVAAYALETAAPYAGANSLKVILSQAGANPWDAQTLGPTLDLSVGQTYTLEFKARAAAAGSTARMVLQNNSYLSKDFVLTEAWANYSWTFAAQETAPQLKMHHFDPGTYWFDNLALEGDTSENDPVTLRIVPEKRHQMMVGFGGALTWYSERVLSSPHKAELAALLFEELGGDIIRFKNWYYPDGYPATTDPEQIGSERSDFLATREFFQLARAADPEVKVLLSSWSPPAGLKSNGSQREGTLKKEDGVFVYDALAQYWVDSLDHIGFEPDYISIQNEPGFITPDWDTCAWRPWETEDYPSYTIAFDRVYDRIKDRENPPLMIGPEVENVGWVSWGSNTFEEFTAPLKGKDHLAAYAYHLYNFSSAASMEGHGELNAIRTDYADKPNFMTEFSKSSMDWLDTALAIHHSVTEANAAAYIYWELVWDAGSPSAAIGLTAGGDYSVGPHYYTIKHYSKFIDQGFQRLELTGQSALCRATAYVSPDGKRVVVVALNRGSGSQSVSWDLPSLSVVSASAYQSTDSTFFQELASVDTADTVVLPARSLTTFVIDLDQSINAGLPVAVLDYSLRGGVARFEIESVAGGEAELWRNRSLSQEGWAVVEKPEYRFGQTTTTILDTQASDFPLFYKVTSAR; from the coding sequence TTGCGCCCGGTCTTCCGGACGGCGACCAACCCGGACGAAATCGACCTCCGGATTGACCTTCCGGCAGGTGTTGCGTTGGGTATCGCCATGATGGATTTCCGATGGGTGATTCCTGTTTTCGTGGGGATTGTGTCCGTCCGGCTCTGTTCGGCGGCGAACCTGGTCACGAATGGGGATTTTGAGGGCGGCATGTCCGGCTGGAACAATCTCAGCGGGGGAACAGCGGTGGCGGCTTATGCGCTGGAAACCGCGGCTCCCTATGCCGGCGCGAATTCGCTCAAGGTGATCTTGAGCCAGGCCGGGGCCAATCCCTGGGATGCCCAGACGCTCGGCCCGACGCTGGATCTGTCTGTCGGACAGACCTACACCCTGGAGTTCAAGGCGAGGGCCGCGGCGGCCGGATCGACCGCCCGCATGGTCCTCCAGAACAACAGCTACCTCTCGAAGGATTTCGTGCTGACCGAAGCCTGGGCGAATTATTCCTGGACATTCGCCGCCCAGGAGACGGCGCCGCAGCTGAAAATGCATCATTTTGATCCCGGGACCTACTGGTTCGACAACCTGGCGTTGGAGGGTGATACGTCGGAGAACGACCCGGTCACGCTGAGGATCGTGCCGGAAAAGAGACACCAGATGATGGTCGGTTTCGGTGGGGCATTGACCTGGTACAGTGAACGGGTGCTTTCCAGCCCGCACAAGGCGGAGTTGGCGGCGCTTCTTTTCGAGGAACTCGGGGGCGACATCATCCGTTTCAAGAACTGGTATTACCCGGACGGCTATCCCGCGACGACCGACCCCGAACAGATCGGGAGCGAACGGTCCGACTTCCTCGCAACCAGGGAGTTTTTCCAGCTTGCCCGCGCGGCAGACCCCGAGGTCAAGGTCCTGCTCAGTTCGTGGAGCCCGCCGGCCGGGCTCAAGAGCAACGGCAGCCAGCGGGAGGGAACCCTGAAGAAGGAGGACGGAGTTTTCGTCTACGATGCATTGGCCCAGTACTGGGTCGACTCGCTCGACCATATCGGGTTTGAGCCGGACTATATCAGCATCCAGAACGAGCCGGGATTCATCACGCCTGATTGGGATACCTGTGCCTGGCGGCCTTGGGAGACCGAAGATTACCCGAGCTACACCATCGCGTTCGACCGGGTCTACGACCGGATCAAGGACCGGGAGAATCCGCCGCTGATGATCGGGCCGGAAGTGGAAAACGTGGGTTGGGTGTCATGGGGAAGCAATACCTTCGAGGAGTTCACGGCTCCGTTGAAGGGCAAGGATCACCTCGCCGCCTACGCCTATCACCTCTACAACTTTTCCAGCGCTGCCTCGATGGAGGGACACGGAGAGCTCAACGCGATCCGGACAGATTACGCGGACAAGCCGAACTTCATGACGGAGTTCTCCAAGAGCAGTATGGATTGGCTGGATACGGCGTTGGCCATCCACCATTCGGTGACCGAGGCGAACGCCGCCGCCTATATTTATTGGGAGCTGGTCTGGGATGCCGGTTCGCCGTCGGCGGCGATCGGCTTGACCGCCGGTGGCGATTATTCGGTCGGACCCCATTACTACACGATCAAGCATTACTCGAAATTCATCGATCAGGGTTTCCAGCGCCTCGAATTGACCGGACAATCGGCTCTCTGTCGGGCGACGGCCTACGTGAGTCCGGACGGTAAGCGGGTCGTGGTGGTCGCCCTCAATCGTGGTTCCGGGAGTCAGTCGGTCAGTTGGGATCTGCCCTCCCTGTCGGTGGTGTCGGCAAGTGCCTACCAGTCGACGGACAGCACGTTTTTCCAGGAACTTGCATCGGTTGACACGGCCGACACGGTTGTTCTGCCGGCGCGTTCCCTGACCACTTTCGTCATCGATCTGGATCAATCGATCAACGCGGGTCTTCCGGTTGCGGTGCTCGATTATTCTCTTCGCGGGGGAGTCGCCCGTTTCGAAATCGAGTCGGTGGCGGGGGGTGAGGCGGAGTTGTGGAGGAACCGTTCGCTTTCGCAGGAAGGATGGGCGGTGGTCGAGAAGCCGGAGTATCGTTTCGGTCAGACGACCACGACCATCCTGGACACCCAGGCCTCGGATTTTCCGCTCTTCTACAAGGTCACCAGCGCGCGCTAG
- a CDS encoding uroporphyrinogen decarboxylase family protein, translating to MNGRERILTTIRHEEPDRVPVSPRIWAWLRSEHGDDSLATHLRACPDMDPMFIIPQGTPNYLDSCPDAYDLPGVSVDQSKSMEGELTVIERTFRTPAGVLSDRTLVPPAGGKFGVSPNPFRTEHLVKSRADLPALRYLLPPINRNFDHLDQARKEIGDRGVIMVTINSPLDYHAGCARDMQDLMMDYYDDRSLFDELFRLFRQRCLEQIRATLEGGAEFIFGTWFFNSLSSGWSPAIFEEVFVPQIREQVELTHELGGFYDYYDDGRLKDSMEMIASTGIDILETCTPPPTGDFPLASAKQSIGGRTTIKGYVDLLHVVKDGSPALIERTVRQAMEIGKPGGGFIIGSSDSFREGTPRENVEAYFRACLRYGVY from the coding sequence ATGAACGGGCGAGAACGTATCCTCACCACCATCCGACATGAGGAGCCGGACCGGGTCCCCGTCTCCCCACGGATCTGGGCCTGGCTGAGATCCGAGCACGGCGACGACAGCCTGGCCACCCACCTGAGGGCCTGCCCGGATATGGACCCGATGTTCATCATTCCCCAGGGCACGCCCAACTACCTGGACTCGTGCCCGGATGCCTACGACCTCCCGGGGGTCTCCGTCGACCAGAGCAAGTCGATGGAGGGGGAACTTACCGTTATTGAGAGGACCTTCCGGACGCCCGCCGGCGTCCTCTCCGACCGGACCCTGGTTCCACCCGCCGGGGGGAAATTCGGCGTCTCACCCAATCCGTTCCGGACCGAGCATCTGGTCAAGTCTCGCGCCGATCTGCCCGCCCTGCGCTACCTGCTGCCGCCGATCAACCGCAACTTCGACCACCTCGATCAGGCGAGGAAGGAGATCGGCGATCGCGGCGTCATCATGGTCACGATCAACAGTCCTCTCGATTATCATGCCGGCTGCGCCCGCGATATGCAGGACCTGATGATGGATTATTACGACGATCGGAGCCTGTTTGACGAATTGTTCCGTCTCTTCCGGCAGCGCTGCCTCGAACAGATCCGTGCAACCCTGGAAGGAGGCGCCGAGTTCATTTTCGGCACCTGGTTCTTCAACTCGCTCTCTTCCGGATGGTCACCGGCCATCTTCGAGGAGGTCTTCGTCCCACAGATCCGGGAGCAGGTCGAGCTCACCCACGAACTTGGCGGATTCTACGACTATTACGACGACGGGAGACTGAAGGATTCCATGGAGATGATCGCCTCGACCGGCATCGATATTCTGGAAACCTGCACCCCGCCCCCGACCGGTGACTTTCCATTGGCCTCGGCCAAACAATCGATCGGCGGCAGGACGACAATCAAAGGCTATGTCGACCTTCTCCATGTGGTCAAAGACGGCTCACCGGCTCTGATCGAGCGGACAGTCCGCCAGGCGATGGAAATCGGTAAACCCGGCGGCGGATTCATCATCGGCAGCTCCGACAGTTTCCGCGAAGGCACGCCGCGCGAAAATGTGGAAGCTTATTTCAGGGCCTGCCTGCGCTACGGAGTCTATTGA
- the eda gene encoding bifunctional 4-hydroxy-2-oxoglutarate aldolase/2-dehydro-3-deoxy-phosphogluconate aldolase translates to MNPPFPIELQKKVEASGVVAVLVIDEVKHAVPVAKALLAGGISAMELTLRTPAAIEATRAIRSEVPEMLAGVGTVIRPDQIAEVARAGAAFAVAPGFNRRVMEAAIAAGMPFAPGIATPTDIESALELGCRLLKYFPAEPFGGMNTLKSMAAPYQHLGLKYIPLGGLSLKNMASYLESALIAGLGGSWLAPRDLIKAENWAAIESNARAASGVVKEIRARK, encoded by the coding sequence ATGAATCCTCCCTTCCCGATTGAACTCCAGAAAAAGGTCGAAGCCAGCGGCGTCGTCGCGGTTCTCGTCATTGACGAGGTCAAGCACGCCGTCCCCGTCGCCAAAGCCCTCCTGGCCGGTGGAATCTCGGCGATGGAACTCACCCTGCGCACCCCGGCCGCGATCGAGGCGACCCGCGCCATCCGATCCGAAGTGCCCGAGATGTTGGCCGGCGTCGGCACCGTCATCCGCCCCGACCAGATCGCCGAGGTGGCCCGCGCCGGTGCCGCGTTCGCCGTGGCCCCCGGATTCAATCGCAGGGTGATGGAGGCGGCGATCGCGGCAGGCATGCCTTTCGCCCCGGGGATCGCGACCCCGACCGATATCGAGTCCGCACTGGAATTGGGCTGCCGCCTGCTCAAGTACTTCCCGGCCGAACCGTTCGGCGGAATGAACACCCTCAAATCGATGGCCGCGCCCTACCAGCACCTCGGCCTCAAGTACATCCCTCTTGGCGGCCTCAGCCTCAAGAATATGGCGTCCTACCTGGAGAGTGCACTCATCGCCGGACTGGGCGGCTCCTGGCTGGCTCCACGCGACCTCATCAAGGCCGAGAATTGGGCCGCAATTGAGTCCAACGCCCGGGCCGCCTCCGGGGTGGTCAAAGAGATCCGCGCCCGCAAATAG
- a CDS encoding glycoside hydrolase family 43 protein — MFESFKYTGRDEVFATPLRPGEFRNPILAGYYPDPSICRVGDDYYLINSSFAHFPGIPVFHSRDLVNWTQLGNAISRPDQLPYDGLGLTRGIFAPAISFHDGLFYIVCTFIDAGGNFFVTAGDPAGPWSDPIWLDFDGIDPSLFFDESTGRAWLVNNGPPPDNRPLYDGHRAIWIQEWDVAARRPSGPRKIIINGGVDLSTKPVWIEGPHIYRHGDWYYLTCAEGGTSVNHSQVVFRSPEPDGPYTPFTDHPILTQRDLPADRPHPVTCTGHADLTIGPDNRWWTVFLGCTPYLDNHYNTGRQTFLLPVTWMNDWPVILEPGLPVPFVEEGPLGAGLREPAGSPEVLAPAFPLTGNFTWRDEFDRAELGDPWLFLRAPLESWWSLVDGTLRLTPRPESLRDRHNPTFIGRRLQHNRFTAETTLRLPAESGVTAGLSAYHNETHHYNFGVRRPSAAADTYEIFVEAVGGPTETAAITWSQVGDTFETTPGAEIVLRLTGDDEAYVFTFSTDRGLTWRQVGDTFDARLLSVGTSYDFIGVLLGLFAQSDRPSHLP; from the coding sequence GTGTTTGAATCCTTCAAATACACCGGCCGCGATGAAGTTTTCGCGACGCCCCTCCGGCCCGGCGAATTCCGCAATCCGATCCTGGCCGGCTACTATCCCGATCCCAGCATCTGCCGGGTCGGCGATGATTACTACCTGATAAACTCATCGTTCGCCCATTTTCCCGGCATCCCGGTTTTCCACAGCCGGGACCTGGTCAACTGGACTCAGCTCGGCAACGCCATCAGCAGGCCCGACCAGCTGCCCTACGATGGACTGGGCCTCACCCGCGGCATCTTCGCCCCGGCCATCAGCTTTCACGACGGCCTCTTCTACATCGTCTGCACCTTCATCGATGCCGGCGGCAACTTTTTCGTCACGGCCGGGGATCCCGCCGGACCCTGGTCCGATCCCATCTGGCTGGATTTCGACGGGATCGATCCCTCCCTCTTCTTCGACGAGTCGACCGGACGCGCCTGGCTCGTCAACAACGGCCCACCGCCGGACAACCGGCCGCTCTACGACGGACACCGCGCCATCTGGATCCAGGAATGGGACGTGGCCGCCCGGCGCCCCAGCGGTCCCCGCAAGATCATCATCAACGGCGGGGTCGACCTGAGCACAAAACCGGTCTGGATCGAGGGCCCGCATATCTACCGGCACGGCGACTGGTATTACCTGACCTGCGCCGAGGGTGGAACCTCCGTCAACCATTCCCAGGTCGTCTTCCGCAGCCCGGAACCCGACGGACCCTACACGCCCTTCACCGATCATCCCATCTTGACCCAGCGTGATCTTCCGGCCGACCGCCCACACCCGGTCACCTGCACCGGTCACGCCGACCTGACCATCGGCCCGGACAACCGATGGTGGACGGTTTTCCTCGGCTGCACGCCGTATCTTGATAACCACTACAACACCGGGCGCCAGACCTTCCTCCTGCCCGTCACCTGGATGAACGACTGGCCTGTCATCCTCGAGCCCGGCCTTCCCGTGCCTTTCGTCGAAGAGGGCCCGCTCGGTGCCGGCCTTCGCGAACCCGCCGGCAGTCCGGAGGTCCTCGCCCCCGCGTTTCCCCTCACCGGAAACTTCACCTGGCGCGATGAATTCGATCGCGCCGAACTGGGCGACCCCTGGCTCTTCCTGCGGGCGCCGCTCGAATCCTGGTGGTCGCTCGTTGACGGCACCCTTCGCCTCACCCCGCGTCCCGAGTCCCTGCGGGATCGCCACAACCCGACCTTCATCGGTCGCCGCCTCCAGCACAACCGCTTCACCGCGGAAACCACCCTGCGCCTGCCCGCCGAATCCGGTGTCACCGCCGGCCTTTCCGCCTACCACAACGAAACACACCACTACAACTTCGGCGTCCGCCGCCCTTCGGCAGCCGCAGACACCTACGAGATCTTCGTGGAAGCCGTCGGCGGCCCGACCGAAACCGCAGCGATCACCTGGAGTCAAGTCGGCGACACCTTTGAGACCACACCCGGGGCAGAGATTGTTCTGCGTCTGACCGGCGACGATGAAGCCTACGTCTTCACATTTTCGACCGACCGGGGCCTCACCTGGAGACAAGTCGGCGACACCTTTGATGCCCGCCTCCTGAGCGTCGGCACCTCATACGACTTCATCGGTGTGCTCCTCGGTCTCTTCGCTCAATCAGATCGACCCTCTCATCTCCCCTGA
- a CDS encoding fatty acid desaturase has protein sequence MSNDLKNVATEQAASGPRPAPVSWYRTPIETGLLKELHERSDLRGWFQTLGYLGVLALTGSLAFYSASHWPVGLTVALVFLHGTVFAFQINAVHELGHGTVFRTRALNAFFDRVFSFLGWINFHMFEASHARHHRYTLHPPDDLEVVLPLKVMVRDFFLNGFINLRGFWWTLKYVVRIARGRFEGEWELKLFPASDPEGRKVPVRWARGLLLGHGLILVLSIVFKLWMIPVLVTLAPFYGGWLFFLCNNTQHIGLQDNVGDFRLCCRTFTLNPVVQFLYWHMNFHIEHHMFAAVPCYKLGRLHRTIRHDLPPTPKGIVATWKGIADIQFRQKRDPDYQYIPPLPDRAEQAT, from the coding sequence ATGAGCAATGACCTGAAGAATGTCGCCACCGAACAGGCAGCCTCCGGGCCCCGGCCCGCTCCCGTCTCCTGGTACCGGACTCCGATCGAGACCGGCCTGCTGAAGGAGCTTCACGAGCGGAGCGATCTCCGCGGATGGTTCCAGACACTCGGTTATCTTGGCGTGCTTGCCCTGACCGGGTCCCTTGCGTTTTACTCCGCCAGTCACTGGCCGGTCGGGCTGACGGTGGCCCTGGTCTTTCTGCACGGCACCGTCTTCGCCTTCCAGATCAACGCGGTCCACGAACTCGGTCATGGCACCGTTTTCCGGACCCGCGCGCTCAACGCCTTTTTCGACCGGGTCTTCTCCTTCCTCGGCTGGATCAATTTCCACATGTTCGAGGCGAGTCACGCCCGCCACCACCGCTACACCCTGCACCCTCCCGACGACCTCGAGGTGGTTCTGCCCCTCAAGGTGATGGTCCGGGATTTCTTCCTCAACGGCTTCATCAACCTGCGCGGCTTCTGGTGGACCCTCAAGTATGTCGTGCGCATCGCCCGGGGCCGCTTCGAAGGCGAGTGGGAGTTGAAACTCTTTCCGGCTTCCGATCCGGAGGGTCGGAAGGTCCCGGTCCGCTGGGCGCGGGGCCTGCTGCTCGGACACGGCCTCATCCTCGTTCTCTCCATCGTATTCAAACTCTGGATGATACCGGTGCTCGTCACCCTCGCCCCCTTCTACGGAGGATGGCTCTTCTTCCTCTGCAACAACACCCAGCACATCGGCCTCCAGGACAACGTCGGCGATTTCCGGCTCTGCTGCCGCACCTTCACGCTCAACCCGGTCGTCCAGTTCCTCTACTGGCACATGAACTTCCATATCGAGCACCATATGTTCGCGGCGGTTCCCTGCTACAAACTGGGGCGCCTGCACCGGACGATCCGCCACGACCTTCCGCCCACGCCCAAAGGCATTGTGGCCACCTGGAAGGGAATCGCCGACATCCAATTCCGACAGAAAAGGGATCCGGACTACCAATACATACCCCCGCTTCCTGATCGCGCCGAACAGGCCACTTAA